One Triticum dicoccoides isolate Atlit2015 ecotype Zavitan chromosome 5B, WEW_v2.0, whole genome shotgun sequence genomic window carries:
- the LOC119310193 gene encoding probable carboxylesterase 2, with amino-acid sequence MVSKIKRLPTLAKVALLLLVLLLLLAAILLLIFLVPRRRTSPLPPAAPPGPADNCSDRAVAFDFSPFLVQYRGGCVHRMDGTARVPAGVDAATGVVSKDVVIDHGTGLGARMYLPPKLAAGGGKKEKDLPVVVFFHGGAFVIMTPFEPKYHDYLNALVAKARVVAVSVDYRLAPEHPLPAAYDDSWAALNWAARNAGAGPEPWLRDRGNLSRLFLAGDSAGANIAHNMLMRAGNGRGLEGGAAILGVLLLDPYFWGKRPVGAETTDPATRRRYEETWSFVCGGRYGIDDPLINPLAAPASALRRLACARVAVTTSGLDNFEARGEAYAAALNGSGWGGEVVRYETAGERHVYFLDQPASPKSAKELAFAAAYLSRE; translated from the coding sequence ATGGTGTCCAAGATCAAGCGGCTCCCGACCCTGGCCAAGGTGGCCCTGCTGCTCCtcgtcctgctcctcctcctcgccgccatcCTGCTGCTCATCTTCCTGGTCCCGCGCCGCCGCACATCGCCGCTGCCGCCCGCCGCGCCCCCGGGGCCGGCGGACAACTGCTCCGACCGCGCCGTGGCGTTCGACTTCTCCCCGTTCCTCGTCCAGTACAGGGGCGGCTGCGTCCATCGGATGGACGGCACCGCGCGGGTCCCCGCCGGCGTCGACGCGGCCACCGGGGTGGTCTCCAAGGACGTCGTCATCGACCACGGCACCGGCCTCGGGGCCCGGATGTACCTGCCGCCGAAGCTGGCGGCCGGCggggggaagaaggagaaggaCCTGCCGGTCGTGGTGTTCTTCCACGGCGGCGCGTTCGTCATCATGACGCCGTTCGAGCCCAAGTACCACGACTACCTCAACGCGCTGGTGGCCAAGGCGCGCGTGGTGGCGGTGTCCGTGGACTACCGCCTGGCGCCGGAGCACCCGCTGCCGGCCGCCTACGACGACTCGTGGGCGGCGCTCAACTGGGCCGCCAGGAACGCGGGCGCCGGGCCGGAGCCGTGGCTGCGTGACCGGGGGAACCTCTCCCGCCTCTTCCTCGCCGGCGACAGCGCGGGCGCCAACATCGCGCACAACATGCTGATGCGCGCCGGGAACGGGAGAGGGCTGGAGGGCGGCGCGGCCATCCTGGGCGTGCTGCTCCTGGACCCCTACTTCTGGGGGAAGCGGCCCGTGGGCGCGGAGACGACGgacccggcgacgcggcggcggtaCGAGGAGACGTGGTCGTTCGTGTGCGGCGGGCGGTACGGCATCGACGACCCGCTGATCAACCCGCTGGCGGCGCCGGCGTCGGCGCTGCGGAGGCTGGCGTGCGCCCGCGTGGCGGTGACCACGTCGGGGCTGGACAACTTCGAGGCGCGCGGGGAGGCGTACGCGGCGGCGCTCAACGGCAGCGGGTGGGGCGGCGAGGTGGTGCGGTACGAGACCGCCGGCGAGCGGCACGTCTACTTCCTGGACCAGCCCGCcagccccaagtccgccaaggagcTGGCGTTCGCGGCCGCGTACCTGAGCCGGGAATAG